One Picrophilus oshimae DSM 9789 genomic region harbors:
- a CDS encoding DMT family transporter: protein MRSENLGISEMLASTVIWGSIPVFALWSGLPSPVFVFFRVLISFIIILFILKRESIKLIWNIKYNEIASGILLSLNWILLFYSIFLIPVSEAIVFYYTGPVIAILLAPLAGEKTTMRGYIASFASLLGVFIMAVTSIDINIAGIIIALLSGITYGLLTIFSRLSSKKGAFNLIFMQSFISIIILFPFIFLLRFKIDFNVVFIIIFSGAIQTVLALFLWYDSMKRIGIEPVSILTYLDPVFAIIFAFILLKQVPGVYTIAGAVFLIGGGVWISASRKSIKAGINING from the coding sequence ATGAGAAGTGAAAACCTTGGGATTTCCGAAATGCTTGCATCAACAGTCATATGGGGATCGATACCTGTTTTTGCCCTATGGTCTGGCCTGCCATCCCCGGTTTTTGTATTTTTCAGGGTGTTAATTTCATTCATTATTATTCTATTTATATTAAAGAGAGAATCAATAAAGTTAATATGGAATATAAAATATAATGAAATAGCCTCAGGAATACTGCTTTCACTTAACTGGATCCTTTTGTTTTATTCAATATTTTTAATACCTGTTTCTGAGGCGATAGTGTTTTATTACACAGGGCCTGTAATAGCAATACTGCTTGCCCCACTGGCAGGTGAAAAAACTACCATGCGTGGATATATCGCATCTTTTGCATCGCTTCTTGGTGTTTTTATCATGGCTGTGACGTCCATTGATATAAACATTGCAGGAATAATAATTGCATTGTTATCAGGAATAACATATGGCCTTTTAACAATATTCAGCAGGCTTTCATCAAAAAAGGGTGCATTCAATTTAATTTTTATGCAATCCTTTATATCAATAATAATACTGTTTCCATTTATATTTTTACTTAGGTTTAAAATTGATTTTAACGTTGTTTTTATAATTATATTCTCCGGTGCAATCCAGACTGTTCTTGCATTATTTTTATGGTACGATTCTATGAAAAGGATAGGTATTGAGCCTGTTTCAATATTAACATACCTTGATCCTGTTTTTGCAATAATCTTTGCATTTATATTATTAAAACAGGTACCTGGTGTTTATACAATTGCAGGTGCCGTGTTTCTTATAGGCGGCGGCGTCTGGATTTCAGCATCAAGAAAATCCATAAAGGCAGGAATTAATATTAATGGCTGA
- a CDS encoding tRNA-binding protein translates to MITYNDFSKIDIRVGIIKEVSDFKEAIKPAYKLKIYFGDIIGYKNSSAQITNYKKDELINKKIIAVVNFPPKQIANFISEVLVLGAITGDGVKLLTPDGGEPGDKIA, encoded by the coding sequence ATGATTACATACAATGATTTTTCAAAAATCGATATTCGTGTTGGAATTATAAAGGAGGTTTCTGACTTTAAGGAGGCAATAAAGCCGGCATATAAGTTAAAAATATACTTTGGTGATATTATAGGATATAAAAACTCCTCGGCACAGATTACAAACTATAAAAAGGATGAATTAATAAATAAAAAAATAATAGCTGTTGTCAATTTTCCACCAAAACAGATTGCAAATTTTATCTCAGAGGTTCTTGTTCTTGGTGCAATTACAGGTGATGGTGTTAAGCTTTTAACCCCTGATGGCGGCGAGCCTGGTGATAAAATAGCATAA
- a CDS encoding 50S ribosomal protein L44e codes for MKMPKQIEAYCPYCKKHTTHDVERVRKRKASELKAGQRRFRRVTSGYGGFPRPRYEGREKPTKRIALRLRCTVCKKAVTPPSIRAKKFEIVEE; via the coding sequence ATGAAGATGCCAAAGCAAATTGAAGCTTACTGTCCGTACTGCAAAAAACACACAACACATGATGTTGAGCGCGTTCGTAAGAGAAAGGCCAGCGAGCTTAAGGCCGGTCAGAGGAGATTCAGAAGGGTAACATCTGGTTATGGAGGTTTCCCAAGGCCAAGGTACGAGGGCCGTGAGAAGCCAACAAAGAGAATAGCCTTAAGATTAAGATGCACCGTCTGTAAAAAGGCTGTGACACCTCCAAGCATAAGGGCAAAGAAGTTTGAGATTGTGGAGGAGTAA
- a CDS encoding 30S ribosomal protein S27e — protein MKDFVKIRHVNDHFVKIKCRNCGNEQLVFARISSQVTCNICGSTIAKPTGGLLAAAGDLVGGGKDEKPA, from the coding sequence ATGAAAGACTTTGTTAAGATAAGGCATGTTAACGACCATTTTGTTAAGATAAAGTGCAGGAACTGCGGGAACGAGCAGCTGGTCTTTGCAAGAATATCATCGCAGGTAACATGCAATATATGCGGGTCCACCATAGCAAAGCCGACAGGAGGCCTTCTTGCAGCGGCCGGCGATCTTGTAGGCGGAGGCAAAGATGAAAAGCCTGCCTGA
- a CDS encoding translation initiation factor IF-2 subunit alpha, translating into MKSLPDVGDLVVVTIKEIKNYGAIVTLDEYENVTGFIHITEVATGWIKHIKDYLKENQKTVCKVLDVDKSRRHVDLSLKRVNEHQRREKIEEWKNEEKAFKLLEIVANNLGISKEDAMKEFGDRLIENYGTLYDAFFDAASNDEFMSSDNSKWRSVFVRIARENIVIPKVEISGYLELYSLSSNGIENIKKVLENEESEDVTISYAGAPKYRIVVTESNYKVAEEVLKNKLNEISEKSKKNNVSYDFEREE; encoded by the coding sequence ATGAAAAGCCTGCCTGATGTTGGCGATCTTGTAGTCGTTACAATAAAGGAAATAAAGAACTACGGTGCAATAGTAACACTTGATGAGTACGAAAATGTAACAGGTTTCATTCATATAACCGAGGTTGCCACAGGCTGGATAAAGCATATAAAGGATTATCTCAAGGAAAACCAGAAGACCGTATGCAAGGTTCTGGACGTCGATAAAAGCAGAAGGCATGTTGATCTTTCACTTAAAAGGGTGAATGAGCATCAGCGCAGGGAGAAGATTGAGGAATGGAAGAACGAGGAAAAGGCCTTTAAGCTGCTGGAAATCGTTGCAAACAACCTTGGCATATCAAAGGAAGATGCAATGAAGGAATTTGGTGACCGTTTAATAGAAAACTACGGTACATTATACGATGCATTTTTTGACGCCGCATCAAATGATGAATTCATGTCATCAGACAATTCAAAGTGGCGCAGTGTTTTTGTCAGGATTGCAAGGGAAAACATAGTAATACCAAAGGTTGAGATATCCGGCTACCTTGAGCTTTATTCATTATCATCAAACGGCATAGAAAACATCAAAAAGGTTCTTGAAAACGAGGAATCAGAAGATGTAACCATAAGCTATGCCGGTGCCCCAAAGTACCGTATAGTGGTCACGGAATCAAACTACAAAGTTGCAGAGGAGGTCTTAAAAAACAAGCTGAATGAGATATCAGAAAAATCAAAGAAAAATAACGTTTCATATGATTTTGAGCGTGAGGAGTGA
- a CDS encoding RNA-protein complex protein Nop10 translates to MKSLIRRCPSCNIYTLKEYCPRCSARTCMAIPVRFSPADKFQRYRLMEESDNYGKDSD, encoded by the coding sequence ATGAAATCTTTAATAAGAAGGTGCCCCTCATGCAATATTTACACATTGAAGGAGTACTGTCCGAGATGCTCTGCAAGAACATGCATGGCAATACCTGTCAGGTTCTCACCTGCTGATAAATTCCAGAGGTATCGCCTTATGGAAGAAAGTGATAATTATGGAAAAGATAGTGATTAA
- a CDS encoding proteasome assembly chaperone family protein, which yields MEKIVIKYYKKPRLSNPVLISGLPGIGNVGKITVDYLIEKLKPERLLDIISEHFPPQVFIDSNSVVSIAKNTMYYKKRRGKSDLIFLTGDFQGTSQEGQYELSSKILEICKELKVSMIYTLGGYSIGRIVDNPRVLGAVTDIDLIDDISRAGVIFPKGEPAGGIVGSAGLMLGLGKEVFNMKGACLMGETSGYFADPKGAIAILRALTRIIDVTVDEKDIEEKARQIEEITEKMKEETTSKNRDDLNYFG from the coding sequence ATGGAAAAGATAGTGATTAAATATTATAAAAAGCCCAGGCTTAGCAATCCTGTATTAATTAGTGGCCTTCCCGGTATAGGCAACGTTGGCAAGATAACCGTCGATTATCTAATAGAGAAGTTAAAACCGGAAAGGCTCCTTGATATTATTTCAGAGCATTTTCCACCACAGGTCTTTATTGATAGTAACTCTGTGGTAAGCATAGCAAAGAACACAATGTATTATAAAAAGAGACGCGGTAAGAGCGATTTAATCTTCCTCACAGGTGATTTCCAGGGAACAAGCCAAGAGGGGCAGTACGAATTATCAAGTAAGATACTTGAGATCTGCAAGGAATTAAAGGTTTCAATGATATATACACTTGGCGGTTACAGCATAGGCAGAATCGTTGATAACCCAAGGGTGCTTGGTGCTGTTACAGACATTGATTTAATAGATGATATAAGCAGGGCCGGCGTAATCTTTCCAAAGGGTGAACCTGCAGGCGGTATAGTTGGCTCTGCCGGTTTGATGCTCGGCCTTGGAAAGGAGGTCTTTAACATGAAGGGTGCATGCCTGATGGGTGAAACCTCGGGCTATTTTGCCGACCCAAAGGGAGCAATTGCAATACTAAGGGCGTTAACAAGGATCATAGATGTAACCGTTGATGAAAAGGACATTGAGGAAAAGGCAAGGCAGATAGAGGAAATCACAGAAAAGATGAAGGAAGAAACAACCAGCAAGAACAGGGATGATTTAAACTACTTTGGATAA
- a CDS encoding peroxiredoxin: protein MLKVGDNAPDFEAISDSNEKIRLSDEVKKHRVVLYFYPKDDTPGCTTEACTFRDNYNELLSLGGNVIGVSSDSIESHRKFKEKYRLPFTLISDPDGKIRKLYDATGLMLPPRITYVIDKNMKIIEAFNSQMRPRDHVEISINALKSKN from the coding sequence ATGCTTAAGGTTGGTGATAATGCACCTGATTTTGAGGCCATTTCTGACAGTAATGAAAAGATAAGGCTCAGCGACGAGGTAAAAAAGCACAGGGTCGTTCTATATTTTTATCCAAAGGATGATACACCCGGATGCACAACAGAGGCCTGTACATTCAGGGATAACTACAATGAGCTTTTATCACTCGGTGGCAACGTCATTGGTGTCAGCTCAGACTCAATAGAATCGCACAGAAAATTCAAGGAGAAATACAGGCTGCCATTTACATTAATAAGCGATCCTGATGGCAAGATACGAAAATTATACGATGCAACAGGCTTGATGCTGCCTCCAAGGATAACATATGTTATCGATAAAAACATGAAAATAATCGAGGCCTTTAATTCACAGATGCGGCCAAGGGATCATGTTGAAATATCAATAAATGCATTAAAATCAAAAAATTAG
- a CDS encoding LUD domain-containing protein: MNWTVNVSNAIKNNAPKVHKILEEHPYIIEAARDLRNKKLEVINNIEMYINLVKKNVEASNGNFHFARNKEEALSIIDNIIKDKNRIVLSKSNVLYEISLREHLHNKDVWETDLGEYLVQIGNDMPSHLVAPAIHLSKDDVAGLLNKNLSDGINNNTSIEDMVKYVRDFLMEKYVNADVGITGANAIAADTGSVILVENEGNIRMDTVMPRIHIAVTGIDKIVPRLSDAFEEAMVQAAYAGFYPPTYINVTSGPSSTGDIELKKVTPATGPAEFHLILIDNGRLEASRDETMKESLLCIRCGRCYFSCPAYRLYGRKFGNPPYTGPTGIMWSAITMQDYSKSQLCMHSGGCREVCPMNIDIPKIIEKIKFLDIN; this comes from the coding sequence ATGAACTGGACGGTAAATGTATCAAATGCTATAAAAAACAACGCACCAAAGGTTCATAAAATACTTGAGGAGCATCCATATATAATTGAGGCGGCAAGGGATCTTAGAAATAAAAAGCTTGAGGTCATTAACAACATTGAAATGTATATAAATCTTGTTAAAAAAAATGTGGAGGCATCAAACGGCAATTTCCACTTTGCAAGAAATAAAGAAGAGGCACTTTCAATAATAGATAATATAATAAAGGATAAAAACAGAATAGTTTTATCAAAATCAAATGTTTTATATGAAATATCATTAAGGGAGCATTTACATAACAAAGACGTCTGGGAAACGGACCTTGGGGAGTACCTTGTCCAGATAGGAAACGATATGCCATCACACCTTGTTGCGCCTGCAATACATCTTTCAAAGGATGATGTTGCAGGGCTATTAAATAAAAACCTTTCAGATGGTATAAATAATAATACATCAATAGAGGACATGGTAAAGTATGTTCGTGATTTTTTGATGGAAAAGTATGTAAATGCTGATGTTGGCATAACCGGCGCAAATGCTATTGCTGCTGATACAGGCTCTGTAATACTTGTCGAGAACGAGGGTAATATAAGAATGGATACTGTCATGCCAAGGATACATATAGCCGTTACAGGAATAGACAAGATTGTCCCAAGGCTTTCAGATGCCTTTGAGGAGGCAATGGTCCAGGCTGCATATGCAGGATTTTACCCACCAACATATATAAATGTAACCTCTGGGCCAAGCTCAACAGGTGACATAGAATTGAAAAAGGTAACGCCTGCAACCGGTCCGGCAGAGTTCCATTTAATTTTAATAGACAACGGAAGACTTGAGGCATCAAGGGATGAAACAATGAAGGAATCGCTTTTATGCATAAGATGCGGCCGCTGCTACTTTTCATGCCCTGCATACAGGCTTTATGGAAGGAAATTTGGGAATCCGCCATATACAGGGCCAACGGGCATCATGTGGTCCGCAATAACAATGCAGGATTACTCAAAATCGCAACTGTGCATGCACTCAGGAGGCTGCCGTGAGGTGTGCCCAATGAATATAGATATACCAAAGATTATAGAAAAAATAAAATTCCTGGATATAAACTAA
- a CDS encoding (Fe-S)-binding protein gives MYVNYLKNIRDIIYKNLMESYLPFPLDKKLFSSWTNDIRHGGETVIYTSYMYQIAPLLKKFERYANSFSKIKIPRSLMSLAGLFKPDMDQMNRSFKILKNISEMLKKSDVEFGYLYDEEPYSGALLIELGMIDAFNDYSKRLNDFFKGHGVKRIITLDPHTHNAIKRANLDLDVKNYLELVKFTGTGSYVFHDSCLYSRHYNMYDKIRSLINDSGIELTEDYLITSKEMGFCCGGPLGIISEKDSEGVAELRYKQLSSLNENILVACPLCYENLSKFSKNVKDIAEVVS, from the coding sequence ATGTACGTGAATTATCTAAAAAATATAAGGGACATTATATACAAAAACCTCATGGAAAGCTATTTACCATTTCCATTGGATAAAAAGCTTTTCTCATCATGGACAAACGATATAAGGCATGGAGGTGAAACAGTAATCTACACATCTTACATGTATCAGATCGCACCGTTATTAAAAAAATTTGAAAGATATGCAAATTCATTTTCAAAAATAAAAATACCAAGGAGCTTAATGTCCCTCGCAGGCCTTTTTAAACCTGATATGGATCAAATGAACAGGTCATTTAAAATATTAAAAAATATCTCTGAAATGCTTAAAAAGTCAGACGTGGAATTTGGATATCTTTATGATGAGGAGCCATACAGCGGCGCACTGTTAATTGAGCTTGGCATGATTGATGCGTTCAATGATTACTCGAAGAGATTAAACGATTTCTTTAAAGGGCATGGTGTAAAAAGGATAATAACCCTTGATCCGCATACACATAACGCTATTAAGAGGGCCAATCTTGATCTTGATGTAAAAAACTACCTTGAGCTTGTGAAATTCACCGGAACCGGATCATATGTTTTCCATGATTCATGCCTTTACTCAAGGCATTATAACATGTACGATAAGATAAGATCGCTTATAAATGATTCCGGAATAGAGCTAACAGAGGATTATTTAATAACATCAAAGGAGATGGGTTTCTGCTGCGGTGGGCCATTGGGAATAATCTCGGAAAAAGACAGCGAGGGTGTGGCAGAGCTAAGATATAAACAGCTGAGCTCATTGAATGAGAATATACTTGTTGCCTGCCCGCTATGCTATGAAAATCTATCAAAATTCTCAAAAAATGTTAAGGATATAGCGGAGGTTGTTTCATGA
- a CDS encoding alpha/beta hydrolase family protein, which translates to MKPEEAYGIRIAGDLSLDGGLFYTVKEIENGEYRTYIYHGDKKITFSGNDHNPVFNGALYYIRSGKDEDSIIRLDYGSEPQRVASFFKIKKIISAGNRILAIAREKPEEKTFFEAKRLKYRFNGYGYLSTNFHLYDINGRCIFSGDVGDAAANDDFILVNELNDYNISNLYKIDFSGNIMEKIAENIDVSSIAVSERGKIAFTWSPAMKAGEVRRLRMDNNDLIVGSDSAVSIISDSFMSTGRQMKFYNDDLYIIAQERSYSNIYRISDKIEKVTDNNYYIREFDVNDSGLAYIYSTPEKPCIINFNGEIDINNVNGKTTEIIDFMNGEAFFMLYSRDAPTILFIHGGPNAAYGRSYYIEFQYFYDNGYNILYSNPPGSTGYGQEYEKACVGDWGNLDTKYIFDLIEYIRKRYNIKNCFGITGGSYGGYLTNWIVSHYDYFKCGISERSISNLLSMIGTSDIGFWFNAIQLNIDDPYKDESIEKLMKYSPIKYVKNVKTPLMLITGEEDYRCPIEQAEQFFIGLKLNNIDTELIRYLGDNHEHARAGIPKNMIDRLYKKLAWFDRYLKTCKE; encoded by the coding sequence ATGAAACCAGAGGAAGCTTATGGTATAAGAATTGCAGGTGACCTTTCTCTTGACGGCGGCCTTTTTTACACCGTAAAGGAGATAGAGAACGGCGAGTACAGGACTTATATATACCATGGAGATAAAAAAATAACCTTCTCCGGAAATGATCATAATCCTGTTTTTAATGGAGCCCTTTATTATATAAGATCTGGTAAGGATGAAGATAGCATAATAAGGCTTGATTATGGCTCCGAACCGCAGAGGGTTGCATCATTCTTTAAAATAAAAAAGATCATTTCAGCAGGCAACAGAATACTTGCAATAGCCAGGGAAAAACCTGAGGAAAAAACATTCTTTGAGGCAAAAAGGCTAAAATACAGGTTCAATGGATACGGTTATTTATCAACGAACTTCCATTTATATGACATTAATGGAAGATGCATATTCAGTGGTGATGTGGGCGATGCGGCCGCAAACGATGATTTTATACTTGTAAATGAGCTGAACGATTATAATATATCAAATCTTTATAAAATAGATTTTTCAGGAAACATCATGGAAAAGATCGCAGAAAACATTGATGTGTCATCAATTGCAGTATCAGAAAGAGGAAAAATTGCATTCACATGGAGTCCGGCAATGAAGGCAGGTGAGGTGAGGAGGCTGAGAATGGATAATAATGATTTAATCGTTGGCAGCGACTCTGCGGTTAGCATAATAAGCGATTCATTTATGTCCACCGGAAGGCAGATGAAATTTTATAATGATGATCTTTATATAATAGCACAGGAAAGATCATATTCAAACATATACAGAATCTCTGATAAGATAGAGAAGGTAACCGATAATAATTATTACATAAGGGAGTTCGACGTGAATGACTCTGGACTTGCTTACATATATTCAACGCCGGAAAAACCATGTATTATAAATTTTAATGGCGAGATTGATATAAACAATGTAAATGGAAAAACCACGGAGATCATTGACTTTATGAATGGGGAGGCATTTTTTATGCTTTATTCAAGGGATGCACCAACGATACTTTTTATACATGGCGGACCAAATGCGGCATACGGAAGATCATATTATATAGAGTTCCAGTACTTTTATGATAACGGATATAACATATTATATTCAAATCCCCCGGGCAGCACCGGCTACGGCCAGGAATATGAAAAGGCCTGTGTTGGTGACTGGGGAAATCTTGATACAAAATACATATTTGATCTAATAGAATACATAAGGAAAAGATATAATATAAAAAACTGCTTTGGCATTACCGGTGGTTCCTATGGCGGCTATTTAACAAACTGGATAGTATCGCATTATGATTACTTTAAGTGCGGCATTTCAGAGAGAAGCATATCAAACCTTTTAAGCATGATAGGAACAAGCGACATAGGATTCTGGTTCAATGCAATACAGCTTAACATAGATGATCCATACAAGGACGAATCCATTGAAAAACTAATGAAATATTCGCCTATAAAATATGTTAAAAACGTAAAAACGCCATTGATGTTAATAACGGGCGAGGAGGACTATAGATGCCCTATAGAGCAGGCAGAGCAGTTTTTCATTGGACTAAAGCTTAACAATATAGATACGGAATTAATAAGATACCTTGGTGATAACCATGAGCATGCCAGGGCCGGCATACCAAAAAATATGATCGATAGACTGTATAAAAAGCTTGCATGGTTTGATAGGTATCTTAAGACATGTAAGGAATAA
- a CDS encoding FAD-dependent oxidoreductase, giving the protein MDYDIDLAIVGGGLAGLSAAITASRLGISCIVLERGEYSGSKNVSGGRMYIHSLKRLLGDRFDEAPLELPVESERYFIKCGEKSISFSFSEENKKNSYTVLRAKFDRWLSQFAEEAGVPVSYSTLVKNASRDNGIMLETNRGDIRAPLVIEADGVGSSLSRFLDKKELKPEFYMLGIKEIIESGENKTGEANTFIGYSGGVKGGGFMYTNKNSISLGLTLKIESLQNNNEISHELIEKFRESLNIDGKILEYSAHMIPFYGYKNIKNISSENLLVTGDAAGLLINDGFAIRGMDLAIESGMIAAQAAEKILKSKNYGDTSIYNKMMYGSQVMNDLKTASSIFDLFNSDEFFNVYPKVLCDAFSKVFTVDDDYRKPFIKYAMEGAHDNNISLLSMLRNIMRVM; this is encoded by the coding sequence ATGGATTACGATATCGATCTTGCAATTGTTGGTGGCGGCCTTGCCGGTCTTTCAGCTGCCATTACCGCATCCAGGCTTGGGATATCTTGCATAGTCCTTGAACGCGGTGAGTACTCAGGATCAAAGAACGTAAGCGGTGGCAGAATGTACATTCATTCACTGAAGCGGCTCCTTGGCGATAGATTTGATGAGGCCCCTCTGGAACTGCCCGTTGAGTCAGAGCGCTATTTTATAAAATGCGGTGAAAAATCAATTAGCTTCTCATTTTCTGAGGAGAATAAAAAAAATAGCTACACTGTGCTCCGTGCAAAGTTTGACCGCTGGCTATCGCAGTTTGCAGAGGAAGCCGGTGTGCCAGTTTCATATAGTACCCTGGTAAAAAATGCATCAAGGGACAATGGAATAATGCTTGAGACAAACCGTGGTGATATAAGGGCGCCACTTGTTATAGAGGCGGATGGCGTTGGCTCCTCATTATCAAGGTTTCTTGATAAAAAGGAGTTAAAACCAGAGTTTTACATGCTTGGCATAAAGGAGATCATTGAAAGCGGTGAAAACAAAACAGGTGAGGCCAATACATTTATAGGCTACAGCGGGGGCGTCAAGGGCGGTGGCTTTATGTACACGAATAAAAACTCAATATCGCTCGGTCTAACATTGAAGATCGAATCATTGCAGAATAATAACGAAATATCACACGAACTGATAGAGAAATTCCGTGAATCACTGAACATAGATGGCAAAATACTTGAATACTCGGCGCATATGATACCATTCTACGGATATAAAAACATAAAAAATATATCATCAGAGAACCTGCTTGTAACAGGCGATGCAGCCGGACTTTTAATAAACGATGGTTTTGCAATACGCGGCATGGACCTTGCAATAGAATCAGGAATGATAGCGGCGCAGGCGGCAGAAAAGATCTTAAAATCAAAGAATTATGGTGATACATCAATATACAATAAAATGATGTATGGCAGCCAGGTCATGAACGATCTAAAAACGGCATCCAGCATCTTTGATTTATTTAACAGCGATGAGTTCTTTAATGTCTATCCAAAGGTTTTATGCGATGCCTTTTCAAAGGTCTTTACCGTTGATGATGATTACAGAAAGCCCTTTATAAAGTATGCAATGGAGGGCGCGCACGATAATAATATAAGCCTGTTATCGATGCTTAGAAATATCATGAGGGTGATGTGA
- a CDS encoding ferredoxin family protein has protein sequence MDLLKRLSLEKHDVDSKPHITVNLDICAKCKEKPCVRVCPAGTYDPDPEKIMIVHYERCVECSAALVACPYGSIKFSYPEKGVSYTYG, from the coding sequence ATGGATCTTTTAAAAAGATTATCACTTGAAAAGCACGATGTTGATTCAAAACCACATATAACGGTTAATCTGGATATCTGTGCAAAATGTAAGGAAAAGCCATGCGTAAGGGTTTGCCCCGCAGGCACATATGATCCTGACCCAGAAAAAATAATGATAGTACACTATGAAAGATGCGTTGAATGCAGCGCTGCCCTTGTGGCATGCCCTTACGGCTCCATAAAGTTTAGCTATCCAGAAAAGGGTGTTTCGTACACCTATGGATAA